In Bos indicus x Bos taurus breed Angus x Brahman F1 hybrid chromosome 23, Bos_hybrid_MaternalHap_v2.0, whole genome shotgun sequence, a single genomic region encodes these proteins:
- the MSH5 gene encoding mutS protein homolog 5 isoform X1: protein MGPEGASKAMASVAATPTRTPNGPGPGEASASFPTVASDPGPRQPEEEGEEEPAEIHLCVLWNSGYLGIAYYDTSDSTIHFMPDAPDHESLKLLQRVLDEIDPRSVVTSAKQDENMTRFLGKLASQEHREPKRPEIIFLPSVDFGLEISKQRLLSGNYSFLPDSMTTTEKILFLSSIIPFDCLLMVRALGGLLKFLGRRRIGVELEDYNVSVPILGFKKFVLTNLVSIDQDTYSVLQIFKSESHPSVYKVASGLKEGLSLFGILNRCRCKWGEKLLRLWFTRPTQDLGELNSRLDVIQFFLLPQNLDMAQMLHRLLGHIKNVPLILKRMTLSHTKVSDWQVLYKTVYSALGLRDACRSLPQSIQLFRDIAQEFSDDLHHIASLIGKVVDFEGSLAENRFTVLPNIDPEIDEKKRRLMGLPSFLTEVARKELENLDSRIPSCSVIYIPLIGFLLSIPRLPSMVETSDFEIEGLDFMFLSEEKLHYRSARTKELDALLGDLHCDIRDQETLLMHQLQCQVLARAAVLTRVLDLASRLDVLLALASAARDYGYSRPRYSPRLLGVRIQNGRHPLMELCARTFVPNSAECGGDAGRVKVITGPNSSGKSIYLKQVGLITFMALVGSFVPAEEAEIGAVDAIFTRIHSCESISLGLSTFMIDLNQVAKAVNNATERSLVLVDEFGKGTNTVDGLALLAAVIRHWLALGPTCPHVFVATNFLSLVQLQLLPRGPLVQYLTMETCEDGDDLVFFYQVCEGVARASHASHTAAQAGLPEKLIARGKQVSDLIRSGKPIKPVKELLKEKQMENCQTLVDKFLKLDLEDPSLDLDIFMSQEVLPAATTIL, encoded by the exons ATGGGCCCGGAGGG AGCCTCCAAAGCCATGGCCTCGGTAGCAGCGACCCCAACCAGGACGCCGAACGGACCAGGACCCGGGGAGGCCTCGGCCAGCTTCCCCACCGTGGCTTCAGACCCGGGCCCCCGCCAGCccgaggaggagggagaggaggagcctgCTGAG ATTCATCTATGTGTCCTGTGGAATTCAGGATACCTGGGCATTGCCTACTATGATACTAGTGACTCCACCATCCACTTTATGCCAGATGCCCCAGACCACGAGAGCCTCaagctgctccaaagag TTCTGGATGAAATCGATCCCCGGTCTGTTGTTACAAGTGCCAAACAGGATGAGAATATGACTCGGTTTCTGGGGAAGCTTG CCTCCCAAGAGCACAGGGAGCCTAAGAGACCTGAAATCATATTTTTGCCAagtgtggattttg GCCTGGAGATAAGCAAACAGCGCCTCCTTTCTGGAAACTACTCCTTCCTCCCAGATTCCATGACCACCACCGAGAAaatcctcttcctctcctccatcatcccctttgACTGCCTCCTCATG GTTCGAGCACTTGGAGGACTGCTCAAGTTCCTGGGTCGAAGAAGAATCGGGGTTGAACTAGAAGACTATAACGTCAGCGTCCCCATCCTAGGCTTTAAGAAATTTGTGTT AACCAATCTGGTGAGCATAGATCAAGACACTTACAG TGTTCTGCAGATATTTAAGAGTGAGTCTCACCCCTCGGTGTACAAAGTGGCCAGCGGACTCAAGGAGGGGCTCAGCCTCTTTG GAATCCTCAATAGATGCCGCTGTAAGTGGGGAGAGAAGCTGCTCAG GCTGTGGTTCACACGTCCAACCCAGGACCTGGGGGAACTGAATTCCCGTCTGGATGTCATTCAGTTTTTCCTGTTACCCCAGAATCTGGACATGGCTCAGATGCTACACCGATTGCTGGGTCACATCAAGAACGTGCCT CTGATTCTTAAACGCATGACGTTGTCCCACACCAAGGTCAGtgactggcaggttctttacaag ACAGTGTACAGTGCTCTGGGCCTGAGGGATGCCTGCCGCTCCCTGCCCCAGTCCATTCAGCTCTTCCGCGACATTGCCCAAGAGTTCTCAGATGACCTGCACCACATTGCCAGCCTCATTGGGAAAGTG GTGGACTTCGAGGGCAGCCTTGCTGAAAATCGCTTCACGGTCCTCCCCAACATAGATCCTGAAATTGATGAGA AAAAACGAAGACTGATGGGACTTCCCAGTTTCCTCACTGAGGTGGCTCGGAAGGAGCTGGAGAATCTGGACTCCCGGATTCCTTCATGCAGTGTCATCTACATCCCTCTG ATCGGCTTCCTTCTTTCTATTCCCCGCCTGCCTTCCATGGTGGAGACCAGTGACTTTGAGATTGAAGGTCTGGACTTCATG TTCCTCTCAGAGGAGAAGCTGCACTATCGAAGTGCTCGAACCAAGGAGCTGGACGCACTGCTGGGGGACCTGCACTGTGACATCCGGG aCCAGGAGACCCTGCTGATGCACCAGCTGCAATGCCAGGTGCTGGCGCGGGCAGCCGTCTTGACCCGGGTGTTGGACCTTGCCTCCCGCCTGGACGTCCTGTTGGCTCTTGCCAGTGCCGCTCGGGACTACGGCTACTCAAGGCCCCGTTACTCCCCACGGCTCCTTGGGGTACGAATCCAGAATGGCAG GCATCCACTGATGGAACTCTGTGCCCGTACCTTCGTGCCCAACTCTGCAGAGTGTGGGGGGGACGCAGGGAGGGTCAAAGTCATCACCGGACCCAACTCCTCAGGGAAGAGCATCTACCTCAAACAG GTAGGCTTGATCACATTCATGGCCCTGGTGGGCAGCTTTGTGCCAGCAGAGGAAGCTGAAATCGGGGCAGTAGATGCCATCTTCACCCGAATTCACAGCTGCGAATCCATCTCCCTTGGCCTTTCCACCTTCATGATCGACCTCAACCAG GTGGCGAAAGCAGTGAACAATGCCACCGAGCGCTCGCTGGTCCTTGTGGATGAATTCGGAAAGGGAACCAACACG GTGGATGGGCTCGCGCTGCTGGCTGCCGTGATCCGACACTGGCTGGCACTCGGACCCACGTGTCCCCACGTCTTTGTGGCCACCAACTTTCTGAGCCTTGTTCAGCTGCAGCTGCTGCCGCGGGGGCCGCTTGTGCAGTACTTG ACCATGGAGACCTGTGAGGATGGGGACGACCTTGTCTTCTTCTATCAAGTTTGTGAAGGTGTTGCCCGTGCCAGCCACGCCTCCCACACGGCTGCCCAGGCCGGGCTTCCTGAGAAACTCATTGCTCGCGGCAAGCAG GTTTCAGACTTGATCCGCAGTGGAAAGCCCATCAAACCTGTCAAGGAGCTGCTAAAggagaagcaaatggaaaa TTGCCAGACATTAGTAGATAAGTTTCTGaaactggatttggaagatcccagCCTGGACCTGGACATTTTCATGAGTCAGGAGGTGCTGCCTGCTGCTACCACCATCCTCTGA
- the MSH5 gene encoding mutS protein homolog 5 isoform X2, whose product MASVAATPTRTPNGPGPGEASASFPTVASDPGPRQPEEEGEEEPAEIHLCVLWNSGYLGIAYYDTSDSTIHFMPDAPDHESLKLLQRVLDEIDPRSVVTSAKQDENMTRFLGKLASQEHREPKRPEIIFLPSVDFGLEISKQRLLSGNYSFLPDSMTTTEKILFLSSIIPFDCLLMVRALGGLLKFLGRRRIGVELEDYNVSVPILGFKKFVLTNLVSIDQDTYSVLQIFKSESHPSVYKVASGLKEGLSLFGILNRCRCKWGEKLLRLWFTRPTQDLGELNSRLDVIQFFLLPQNLDMAQMLHRLLGHIKNVPLILKRMTLSHTKVSDWQVLYKTVYSALGLRDACRSLPQSIQLFRDIAQEFSDDLHHIASLIGKVVDFEGSLAENRFTVLPNIDPEIDEKKRRLMGLPSFLTEVARKELENLDSRIPSCSVIYIPLIGFLLSIPRLPSMVETSDFEIEGLDFMFLSEEKLHYRSARTKELDALLGDLHCDIRDQETLLMHQLQCQVLARAAVLTRVLDLASRLDVLLALASAARDYGYSRPRYSPRLLGVRIQNGRHPLMELCARTFVPNSAECGGDAGRVKVITGPNSSGKSIYLKQVGLITFMALVGSFVPAEEAEIGAVDAIFTRIHSCESISLGLSTFMIDLNQVAKAVNNATERSLVLVDEFGKGTNTVDGLALLAAVIRHWLALGPTCPHVFVATNFLSLVQLQLLPRGPLVQYLTMETCEDGDDLVFFYQVCEGVARASHASHTAAQAGLPEKLIARGKQVSDLIRSGKPIKPVKELLKEKQMENCQTLVDKFLKLDLEDPSLDLDIFMSQEVLPAATTIL is encoded by the exons ATGGCCTCGGTAGCAGCGACCCCAACCAGGACGCCGAACGGACCAGGACCCGGGGAGGCCTCGGCCAGCTTCCCCACCGTGGCTTCAGACCCGGGCCCCCGCCAGCccgaggaggagggagaggaggagcctgCTGAG ATTCATCTATGTGTCCTGTGGAATTCAGGATACCTGGGCATTGCCTACTATGATACTAGTGACTCCACCATCCACTTTATGCCAGATGCCCCAGACCACGAGAGCCTCaagctgctccaaagag TTCTGGATGAAATCGATCCCCGGTCTGTTGTTACAAGTGCCAAACAGGATGAGAATATGACTCGGTTTCTGGGGAAGCTTG CCTCCCAAGAGCACAGGGAGCCTAAGAGACCTGAAATCATATTTTTGCCAagtgtggattttg GCCTGGAGATAAGCAAACAGCGCCTCCTTTCTGGAAACTACTCCTTCCTCCCAGATTCCATGACCACCACCGAGAAaatcctcttcctctcctccatcatcccctttgACTGCCTCCTCATG GTTCGAGCACTTGGAGGACTGCTCAAGTTCCTGGGTCGAAGAAGAATCGGGGTTGAACTAGAAGACTATAACGTCAGCGTCCCCATCCTAGGCTTTAAGAAATTTGTGTT AACCAATCTGGTGAGCATAGATCAAGACACTTACAG TGTTCTGCAGATATTTAAGAGTGAGTCTCACCCCTCGGTGTACAAAGTGGCCAGCGGACTCAAGGAGGGGCTCAGCCTCTTTG GAATCCTCAATAGATGCCGCTGTAAGTGGGGAGAGAAGCTGCTCAG GCTGTGGTTCACACGTCCAACCCAGGACCTGGGGGAACTGAATTCCCGTCTGGATGTCATTCAGTTTTTCCTGTTACCCCAGAATCTGGACATGGCTCAGATGCTACACCGATTGCTGGGTCACATCAAGAACGTGCCT CTGATTCTTAAACGCATGACGTTGTCCCACACCAAGGTCAGtgactggcaggttctttacaag ACAGTGTACAGTGCTCTGGGCCTGAGGGATGCCTGCCGCTCCCTGCCCCAGTCCATTCAGCTCTTCCGCGACATTGCCCAAGAGTTCTCAGATGACCTGCACCACATTGCCAGCCTCATTGGGAAAGTG GTGGACTTCGAGGGCAGCCTTGCTGAAAATCGCTTCACGGTCCTCCCCAACATAGATCCTGAAATTGATGAGA AAAAACGAAGACTGATGGGACTTCCCAGTTTCCTCACTGAGGTGGCTCGGAAGGAGCTGGAGAATCTGGACTCCCGGATTCCTTCATGCAGTGTCATCTACATCCCTCTG ATCGGCTTCCTTCTTTCTATTCCCCGCCTGCCTTCCATGGTGGAGACCAGTGACTTTGAGATTGAAGGTCTGGACTTCATG TTCCTCTCAGAGGAGAAGCTGCACTATCGAAGTGCTCGAACCAAGGAGCTGGACGCACTGCTGGGGGACCTGCACTGTGACATCCGGG aCCAGGAGACCCTGCTGATGCACCAGCTGCAATGCCAGGTGCTGGCGCGGGCAGCCGTCTTGACCCGGGTGTTGGACCTTGCCTCCCGCCTGGACGTCCTGTTGGCTCTTGCCAGTGCCGCTCGGGACTACGGCTACTCAAGGCCCCGTTACTCCCCACGGCTCCTTGGGGTACGAATCCAGAATGGCAG GCATCCACTGATGGAACTCTGTGCCCGTACCTTCGTGCCCAACTCTGCAGAGTGTGGGGGGGACGCAGGGAGGGTCAAAGTCATCACCGGACCCAACTCCTCAGGGAAGAGCATCTACCTCAAACAG GTAGGCTTGATCACATTCATGGCCCTGGTGGGCAGCTTTGTGCCAGCAGAGGAAGCTGAAATCGGGGCAGTAGATGCCATCTTCACCCGAATTCACAGCTGCGAATCCATCTCCCTTGGCCTTTCCACCTTCATGATCGACCTCAACCAG GTGGCGAAAGCAGTGAACAATGCCACCGAGCGCTCGCTGGTCCTTGTGGATGAATTCGGAAAGGGAACCAACACG GTGGATGGGCTCGCGCTGCTGGCTGCCGTGATCCGACACTGGCTGGCACTCGGACCCACGTGTCCCCACGTCTTTGTGGCCACCAACTTTCTGAGCCTTGTTCAGCTGCAGCTGCTGCCGCGGGGGCCGCTTGTGCAGTACTTG ACCATGGAGACCTGTGAGGATGGGGACGACCTTGTCTTCTTCTATCAAGTTTGTGAAGGTGTTGCCCGTGCCAGCCACGCCTCCCACACGGCTGCCCAGGCCGGGCTTCCTGAGAAACTCATTGCTCGCGGCAAGCAG GTTTCAGACTTGATCCGCAGTGGAAAGCCCATCAAACCTGTCAAGGAGCTGCTAAAggagaagcaaatggaaaa TTGCCAGACATTAGTAGATAAGTTTCTGaaactggatttggaagatcccagCCTGGACCTGGACATTTTCATGAGTCAGGAGGTGCTGCCTGCTGCTACCACCATCCTCTGA
- the MSH5 gene encoding mutS protein homolog 5 isoform X3, which produces MGPEGASKAMASVAATPTRTPNGPGPGEASASFPTVASDPGPRQPEEEGEEEPAEIHLCVLWNSGYLGIAYYDTSDSTIHFMPDAPDHESLKLLQRVLDEIDPRSVVTSAKQDENMTRFLGKLASQEHREPKRPEIIFLPSVDFGLEISKQRLLSGNYSFLPDSMTTTEKILFLSSIIPFDCLLMVRALGGLLKFLGRRRIGVELEDYNVSVPILGFKKFVLTNLVSIDQDTYSVLQIFKSESHPSVYKVASGLKEGLSLFGILNRCRCKWGEKLLRLWFTRPTQDLGELNSRLDVIQFFLLPQNLDMAQMLHRLLGHIKNVPLILKRMTLSHTKVSDWQVLYKTVYSALGLRDACRSLPQSIQLFRDIAQEFSDDLHHIASLIGKVVDFEGSLAENRFTVLPNIDPEIDEKKRRLMGLPSFLTEVARKELENLDSRIPSCSVIYIPLIGFLLSIPRLPSMVETSDFEIEGLDFMFLSEEKLHYRSARTKELDALLGDLHCDIRGDPADAPAAMPGAGAGSRLDPGVGPCLPPGRPVGSCQCRSGLRLLKAPLLPTAPWGTNPEWQVRTEMGGGIDNEGPKGPMFWIHRPATCKVTLHRLQASTDGTLCPYLRAQLCRVWGGRREGQSHHRTQLLREEHLPQTGRQAPALPPPSSPSPASQAPQAPTALPHCALTPHAMNRLTPAVPLPAAFSFST; this is translated from the exons ATGGGCCCGGAGGG AGCCTCCAAAGCCATGGCCTCGGTAGCAGCGACCCCAACCAGGACGCCGAACGGACCAGGACCCGGGGAGGCCTCGGCCAGCTTCCCCACCGTGGCTTCAGACCCGGGCCCCCGCCAGCccgaggaggagggagaggaggagcctgCTGAG ATTCATCTATGTGTCCTGTGGAATTCAGGATACCTGGGCATTGCCTACTATGATACTAGTGACTCCACCATCCACTTTATGCCAGATGCCCCAGACCACGAGAGCCTCaagctgctccaaagag TTCTGGATGAAATCGATCCCCGGTCTGTTGTTACAAGTGCCAAACAGGATGAGAATATGACTCGGTTTCTGGGGAAGCTTG CCTCCCAAGAGCACAGGGAGCCTAAGAGACCTGAAATCATATTTTTGCCAagtgtggattttg GCCTGGAGATAAGCAAACAGCGCCTCCTTTCTGGAAACTACTCCTTCCTCCCAGATTCCATGACCACCACCGAGAAaatcctcttcctctcctccatcatcccctttgACTGCCTCCTCATG GTTCGAGCACTTGGAGGACTGCTCAAGTTCCTGGGTCGAAGAAGAATCGGGGTTGAACTAGAAGACTATAACGTCAGCGTCCCCATCCTAGGCTTTAAGAAATTTGTGTT AACCAATCTGGTGAGCATAGATCAAGACACTTACAG TGTTCTGCAGATATTTAAGAGTGAGTCTCACCCCTCGGTGTACAAAGTGGCCAGCGGACTCAAGGAGGGGCTCAGCCTCTTTG GAATCCTCAATAGATGCCGCTGTAAGTGGGGAGAGAAGCTGCTCAG GCTGTGGTTCACACGTCCAACCCAGGACCTGGGGGAACTGAATTCCCGTCTGGATGTCATTCAGTTTTTCCTGTTACCCCAGAATCTGGACATGGCTCAGATGCTACACCGATTGCTGGGTCACATCAAGAACGTGCCT CTGATTCTTAAACGCATGACGTTGTCCCACACCAAGGTCAGtgactggcaggttctttacaag ACAGTGTACAGTGCTCTGGGCCTGAGGGATGCCTGCCGCTCCCTGCCCCAGTCCATTCAGCTCTTCCGCGACATTGCCCAAGAGTTCTCAGATGACCTGCACCACATTGCCAGCCTCATTGGGAAAGTG GTGGACTTCGAGGGCAGCCTTGCTGAAAATCGCTTCACGGTCCTCCCCAACATAGATCCTGAAATTGATGAGA AAAAACGAAGACTGATGGGACTTCCCAGTTTCCTCACTGAGGTGGCTCGGAAGGAGCTGGAGAATCTGGACTCCCGGATTCCTTCATGCAGTGTCATCTACATCCCTCTG ATCGGCTTCCTTCTTTCTATTCCCCGCCTGCCTTCCATGGTGGAGACCAGTGACTTTGAGATTGAAGGTCTGGACTTCATG TTCCTCTCAGAGGAGAAGCTGCACTATCGAAGTGCTCGAACCAAGGAGCTGGACGCACTGCTGGGGGACCTGCACTGTGACATCCGGG GAGACCCTGCTGATGCACCAGCTGCAATGCCAGGTGCTGGCGCGGGCAGCCGTCTTGACCCGGGTGTTGGACCTTGCCTCCCGCCTGGACGTCCTGTTGGCTCTTGCCAGTGCCGCTCGGGACTACGGCTACTCAAGGCCCCGTTACTCCCCACGGCTCCTTGGGGTACGAATCCAGAATGGCAGGTGAGGACAGAAATGGGTGGAGGAATAGACAACGAGGGGCCCAAAGGCCCCATGTTCTGGATCCACAGGCCGGCCACATGCAAGGTAACTTTGCATCGGCTGCAGGCATCCACTGATGGAACTCTGTGCCCGTACCTTCGTGCCCAACTCTGCAGAGTGTGGGGGGGACGCAGGGAGGGTCAAAGTCATCACCGGACCCAACTCCTCAGGGAAGAGCATCTACCTCAAACAGGTAGACAAGCCCCCGCACTGCCACCTCCATCATCCCCATCCCCCGCCTCCCAGGCACCCCAGGCCCCCACCGCTCTTCCCCATTGTGCTCtgaccccacatgccatgaacAGACTCACCCCCGCTGTCCCTCTCCCTGCTGCATTCTCATTCTCTACCTGA